One genomic window of Candidatus Thermokryptus mobilis includes the following:
- a CDS encoding patatin-like phospholipase family protein yields MSSTPMTLSASMLSESIGRVISLPLSKIFNGSFIRIFCLAFLFVLVCKSSASENKILIKFYDGDKEKILTYELKRPTVALVLSGGGARGLSHIGVLKVLEKYNIPIDYVVGTSMGSIVGGLYCAGLKSEEIEKIALSTDWREVLSLGEGEDRANLFLERKYLVEKSFLYFRFKGLKPLLPSYVVSGQRITESLFKIFFKTPFHYITNYDSLKPKFLSVATDLVSGKRVVFSSGNLVYVVRASSTIPLVFQPVVIDTLVLVDGGLISNIPADVARNLGCDIVLTVDATSPLRTPEEIQLPWNTADQIVGIMMQLSNKFQLENSDIVIKPKLDEISASDFDKAKYIIEKGKEAGEEKIFEIITALKNKFLLVGDDEPVKISNYRLVIQGDGLPANVVDEIFKADGFSTEEMAKALIDLKLKGGYKRIDVKVKKKQSSFDVEIWTKLNPEIKVAAVFPQSVENFQISSDDFIDNGFISFEANDSSFIFYPKDKLFYSDENANEIKRRVLKVFRSAGYPFVKIKGFEFDSLNGVLKIYITDGYVSGVEISGNKKTKGYVILRDVLFKPGEILTERGIIQTLKNLWATNLFSQIKLDYKVNDSVKVFIDFIESASQFLRLGIRVDNERGAQIFSDFRDENSFGLNDEFGLTFQGGMRNSSLKIEYKVDRLLKTILTYRFGFFHNERNVYIYKTSFGERSFSLSNLGEVKFIWAGFEISTGGQFERIGNTLLKYQLEKAIVKNISIADFKNEENLIGKLRLNIEIDSRDKAYFPNRGVYLNAFYETAQKFLGSDIPYSKIFFYYENYNTYFKYGSLKFKFLFGLCDESTPMSQQFFLGSITGINSFSGMREDENYGRQIISLGVEARFKTPMKVIFDNFIALRYDIGSVWGKFEAIRWKDLRQGIGIELGFDTPIGAMRFKVGKSFIFKRLKQDVLLWGPSILQFSVGFE; encoded by the coding sequence ATGTCGTCAACACCTATGACCTTGTCTGCAAGTATGTTAAGTGAATCAATTGGGAGGGTTATATCCCTCCCTCTTTCAAAAATTTTTAATGGGAGCTTCATACGTATTTTTTGCCTTGCTTTTCTATTTGTCTTAGTTTGTAAATCATCCGCCTCAGAAAATAAAATCTTGATAAAATTTTACGACGGGGATAAAGAAAAAATTCTAACTTATGAGCTGAAACGACCAACGGTTGCTCTTGTTTTAAGTGGGGGTGGGGCAAGGGGCTTGAGCCATATCGGGGTCTTAAAAGTCCTTGAAAAATATAACATCCCAATTGATTATGTTGTTGGAACAAGTATGGGAAGTATTGTTGGAGGGTTATACTGCGCTGGGCTTAAATCAGAAGAGATTGAAAAAATCGCCTTGTCTACGGATTGGAGAGAGGTGTTAAGTTTAGGCGAGGGCGAAGATAGGGCAAATCTCTTTCTTGAAAGAAAGTATTTAGTTGAAAAGAGCTTCCTTTATTTCAGATTCAAAGGTTTAAAACCATTGCTTCCATCTTATGTCGTGTCGGGTCAACGAATAACTGAATCGCTTTTCAAAATTTTTTTCAAAACGCCGTTTCATTATATCACAAATTACGACAGTTTGAAACCAAAATTTCTCTCTGTCGCAACCGATCTCGTCAGTGGGAAAAGGGTTGTTTTTTCAAGTGGGAATCTTGTTTATGTCGTCAGGGCAAGTTCTACGATTCCACTCGTCTTTCAACCAGTTGTAATTGACACGCTCGTCCTTGTTGACGGAGGTTTAATTTCAAATATACCGGCTGATGTGGCAAGAAACCTCGGCTGTGACATCGTTTTGACAGTTGACGCCACAAGCCCTTTGCGTACACCAGAGGAAATTCAACTACCTTGGAATACGGCTGATCAAATTGTCGGGATAATGATGCAACTGTCAAATAAATTTCAACTTGAAAATTCGGATATAGTTATAAAACCAAAACTTGATGAAATTTCCGCATCGGACTTTGACAAGGCAAAATATATAATTGAAAAGGGGAAAGAAGCAGGCGAAGAAAAAATTTTTGAAATTATCACGGCGTTAAAAAATAAATTTTTACTTGTCGGTGATGACGAACCCGTAAAGATTTCAAATTATCGTTTGGTAATTCAAGGCGACGGATTACCTGCAAATGTCGTTGATGAGATTTTCAAAGCAGATGGATTCTCAACCGAAGAAATGGCAAAAGCGCTTATTGATCTTAAATTAAAAGGGGGATACAAACGAATTGATGTTAAGGTAAAGAAGAAACAATCGTCATTTGATGTTGAAATCTGGACCAAACTTAATCCAGAGATAAAAGTTGCTGCTGTTTTCCCGCAATCCGTTGAAAACTTTCAAATAAGTTCTGATGATTTCATAGACAACGGCTTCATCTCATTTGAAGCGAACGATTCAAGCTTTATTTTTTATCCGAAGGACAAACTTTTTTATTCAGATGAAAATGCGAATGAAATAAAAAGACGGGTTCTAAAGGTTTTTAGGAGTGCAGGTTATCCATTCGTTAAGATAAAAGGTTTTGAATTTGATAGTTTAAATGGAGTTCTCAAAATTTATATCACCGACGGCTATGTATCTGGTGTTGAAATTTCGGGGAATAAGAAAACGAAGGGTTATGTGATTTTAAGAGATGTTTTATTTAAGCCAGGTGAAATTTTGACCGAGAGGGGAATAATTCAAACGCTAAAAAACTTATGGGCGACTAATCTTTTCTCACAGATCAAACTTGATTACAAAGTTAATGATAGTGTTAAAGTTTTCATTGATTTTATAGAATCGGCATCTCAATTTTTACGGCTTGGTATAAGGGTTGATAACGAGCGTGGCGCTCAAATTTTTTCTGATTTCAGAGATGAAAATTCATTCGGTTTGAACGATGAGTTTGGATTGACTTTTCAAGGCGGGATGAGGAATTCAAGTTTAAAAATTGAATACAAAGTTGATCGTCTTTTAAAAACTATATTGACATATCGTTTTGGATTTTTCCATAACGAGCGGAATGTTTACATTTATAAAACTTCGTTTGGGGAGCGCTCTTTTTCGCTTTCAAATCTCGGTGAGGTAAAATTTATTTGGGCGGGGTTTGAGATTTCCACAGGTGGACAATTTGAAAGGATAGGGAACACACTTTTGAAATATCAGCTTGAAAAAGCAATTGTCAAAAACATATCCATCGCCGATTTCAAGAATGAGGAAAACCTGATCGGCAAGCTGCGGTTAAACATAGAAATTGATTCAAGAGATAAAGCATATTTCCCAAATCGCGGTGTTTATTTAAATGCTTTTTATGAAACAGCGCAGAAATTTCTCGGATCAGATATACCTTACTCAAAAATTTTTTTCTATTACGAAAATTACAACACTTATTTTAAATACGGCTCATTGAAATTTAAATTTTTGTTCGGCTTGTGTGATGAATCAACCCCCATGTCACAGCAATTTTTCCTTGGCTCTATAACTGGTATAAATTCGTTTTCCGGGATGAGAGAGGATGAAAATTACGGAAGACAGATAATTTCTCTTGGCGTTGAAGCGAGATTTAAAACTCCAATGAAAGTTATATTTGACAATTTCATCGCACTGCGTTATGATATTGGTTCAGTTTGGGGAAAGTTTGAAGCCATTAGATGGAAAGATTTAAGACAGGGAATTGGAATTGAATTGGGGTTTGATACGCCGATCGGTGCAATGAGATTTAAAGTTGGAAAAAGTTTTATTTTCAAAAGATTGAAACAAGATGTATTGCTTTGGGGTCCAAGCATCCTTCAATTTTCAGTCGGTTTTGAGTAG
- the arcC gene encoding carbamate kinase, translating to MASKKALLAIGGNSLIRAGQRGTIEEQFENAQRTAEYIAELIEMDFDLVITHGNGPQVGAQLIRVEAGAGQVYSMPLDVCVASTQGEIGYILQNSIQKSLWKRGIKKPVITIITQVLVDKDDPGFTKPSKPVGPFYTKEEAERKKTLGWEIIEDAGRGYRRVVPSPKPIDIIEKEAIKQCVEDGMVVIAVGGGGIPVVKKDEHFAGVEAVIDKDRASAVLAKYLEVDYFIISTDTDKVYLNYKKPNQRALDVISIEEAKKFYEEGHFPAGSMGPKIEAVVDFIGNGGNCAIITSPENLVQAVLGKAGTRIVKSK from the coding sequence ATGGCATCAAAAAAAGCTCTTTTAGCCATTGGTGGGAACTCCCTTATAAGAGCAGGACAACGGGGAACAATAGAAGAACAATTTGAAAATGCTCAAAGGACAGCTGAATATATAGCCGAGCTAATTGAAATGGATTTTGATCTTGTGATAACTCATGGGAACGGACCTCAGGTTGGCGCTCAACTTATAAGGGTTGAAGCAGGAGCTGGACAAGTTTATTCTATGCCTCTTGATGTATGTGTGGCTTCAACGCAGGGCGAGATAGGTTATATACTTCAAAACTCAATTCAAAAGTCGCTCTGGAAAAGAGGGATTAAAAAACCAGTCATCACGATAATAACACAAGTTTTAGTAGATAAAGACGACCCTGGGTTTACTAAACCAAGTAAGCCAGTGGGTCCATTCTACACGAAAGAAGAAGCTGAAAGGAAAAAGACATTAGGATGGGAAATAATTGAAGATGCTGGAAGAGGTTATCGCAGGGTCGTCCCTTCCCCGAAACCAATAGACATAATTGAAAAGGAAGCGATCAAACAATGCGTTGAAGATGGTATGGTCGTAATAGCAGTAGGAGGTGGAGGCATCCCAGTCGTTAAAAAAGATGAACACTTTGCAGGGGTTGAAGCTGTAATTGACAAGGACAGGGCTTCGGCTGTTTTGGCGAAATATCTTGAGGTTGATTATTTTATCATATCAACCGACACAGATAAAGTTTATTTGAACTATAAGAAACCGAACCAAAGGGCGCTTGATGTGATAAGTATTGAAGAGGCAAAAAAGTTTTATGAAGAGGGACATTTCCCTGCTGGAAGTATGGGACCAAAAATTGAAGCCGTAGTTGATTTCATCGGTAATGGGGGCAATTGTGCAATTATAACTTCACCGGAAAATTTAGTTCAAGCAGTTCTTGGAAAGGCAGGAACAAGGATTGTCAAATCAAAATAA
- a CDS encoding DUF2249 domain-containing protein, which translates to MKATEQLKKEHNLIRLATVLLEATKNNVEDTEKLLDFFTNFTDKCHHGKEEGILFPALEEAGIPKENGPIQVMLYEHEIGRGLLRQIKEYIQILKIKQDEIYNERISQTISNYVKLLEEHIQKENNVLFVMANIHLSEKTQHEIFDKFEEFEIKEIGAGKHKEYHKLIEEIKEKVFGKSKILDVRDVEPVQRHGIIFGEFDKLKGGESFILINDHDPKPLFYQFQAEREGKFKWEYVLTGPIIWCVKITKQA; encoded by the coding sequence ATGAAAGCAACAGAACAACTCAAAAAGGAACACAATCTTATCCGCCTTGCAACCGTTCTGCTTGAAGCAACAAAGAACAATGTTGAAGACACCGAAAAACTCCTTGATTTCTTCACTAATTTCACAGATAAATGCCATCATGGAAAAGAAGAAGGAATACTTTTCCCAGCGCTTGAAGAAGCAGGAATCCCAAAAGAGAATGGTCCAATACAAGTAATGCTCTATGAACACGAAATAGGTAGAGGTCTTCTTAGACAAATTAAAGAGTATATCCAGATCTTGAAAATAAAGCAAGACGAAATATATAACGAGAGAATATCTCAAACCATATCAAACTATGTGAAACTTCTTGAAGAACACATTCAAAAAGAGAATAATGTGCTTTTTGTAATGGCGAATATTCACCTTAGCGAAAAAACTCAGCATGAAATCTTTGATAAATTTGAAGAATTTGAAATAAAAGAAATTGGTGCGGGAAAACATAAGGAATACCATAAATTGATAGAAGAAATCAAGGAGAAAGTTTTCGGCAAGTCAAAAATTCTTGATGTGAGAGATGTGGAACCAGTTCAAAGACATGGGATAATTTTTGGTGAATTTGATAAACTAAAAGGAGGTGAAAGTTTTATCCTTATCAACGACCATGACCCAAAACCGCTTTTTTATCAATTTCAAGCCGAAAGAGAAGGAAAATTTAAGTGGGAATATGTATTGACTGGACCGATCATTTGGTGTGTGAAAATAACTAAACAAGCATGA
- the argF gene encoding ornithine carbamoyltransferase: MRNKDFISIHDLTIEEINRIFELTKEMKSNPKKFSNSLEGKILALIFEKPSLRTRVSFEVGIRQLGGDAIYLAPSDIQMGKRESVYDVGKTLERMVDAIMIRTFAHKIVLELARAVKIPVINGLTDLLHPCQAMADYFTMIEKKGDLKKLKVVFIGDGNNVCHSLMFGAAKLGVNFWAVTPKGYEPKREIYQLAIEDAKLTGAKINIINDPTEGIKDADVVYTDVWASMGQEAEAEIRKKIFQPYQVNQELFSLAKPDAIFMHCLPAHRGEEVTDDVIDSPNSVVFEEAENRLHVQKAIMYELMKDR; encoded by the coding sequence ATGCGAAACAAAGATTTTATCTCAATTCATGATTTAACGATTGAAGAAATCAATCGGATTTTTGAGTTAACTAAGGAGATGAAATCAAATCCTAAAAAATTTTCAAACTCACTTGAGGGTAAAATCCTTGCTCTGATTTTTGAAAAGCCATCGCTGAGAACGCGGGTAAGTTTTGAAGTTGGAATCCGTCAGCTTGGTGGCGATGCGATTTATCTTGCTCCCTCAGATATTCAAATGGGCAAAAGGGAATCGGTTTATGATGTAGGTAAAACACTTGAGAGAATGGTTGATGCAATCATGATCAGAACATTTGCACATAAAATAGTCCTTGAACTTGCAAGGGCAGTTAAAATCCCGGTCATAAATGGTCTTACGGATCTCCTCCATCCGTGTCAAGCTATGGCTGACTATTTCACAATGATTGAAAAGAAGGGGGACTTAAAAAAATTAAAGGTTGTCTTCATCGGTGATGGAAATAATGTTTGCCATTCACTGATGTTTGGAGCTGCGAAACTCGGTGTAAATTTCTGGGCTGTAACACCAAAAGGTTATGAGCCAAAGCGTGAAATCTATCAACTTGCTATTGAAGATGCTAAGCTTACAGGTGCTAAAATAAACATCATAAATGATCCAACAGAAGGTATAAAAGACGCTGATGTTGTTTACACCGATGTCTGGGCAAGCATGGGGCAAGAAGCTGAAGCAGAGATAAGGAAAAAAATTTTCCAACCATATCAAGTAAATCAGGAACTTTTCTCACTGGCTAAACCAGATGCAATTTTTATGCACTGTCTTCCAGCGCATCGCGGTGAGGAAGTTACAGATGATGTAATTGATTCACCAAATAGCGTTGTATTTGAAGAGGCGGAAAATCGTCTGCATGTTCAAAAGGCGATAATGTATGAGTTGATGAAAGATAGATAA
- the pyrB gene encoding aspartate carbamoyltransferase: protein MPRLNHVIESQQFTLPLIHEVFQVADQMEKILDRGGTLDYQNKIMASLFYAPSTRTRFSFESAMYRLGGKVITTEQAHMFSSVIGGETLEDTIRVVSNFADVIVLRHTEIGAAKRASLVSKVPIINAGDGKGGQHPTQALLDLYTIYKELGYIDGLKVAFVGDLEQGRTVRSLAYLLGKFERVMLYFIAPDFLQIKEDIQDYLTRHNVWFTLENDLNKVISEVDVVYVTRIEKERFGDKIELYEKTVKNYFIDKDMLQKLKQRAIIMHPLPRLNEISIEVDDDPRAVYFKQTRNGLLVRMALLTMVL from the coding sequence ATGCCAAGGTTAAATCATGTGATTGAATCGCAACAATTTACGCTTCCTCTTATTCACGAGGTTTTTCAAGTTGCGGATCAAATGGAAAAAATACTTGATAGGGGCGGAACCCTTGACTATCAAAACAAAATCATGGCTTCTTTATTTTATGCTCCTTCAACAAGGACAAGGTTCTCTTTTGAGTCGGCGATGTATCGCCTTGGCGGAAAAGTCATAACAACAGAGCAAGCCCATATGTTTTCATCTGTCATTGGCGGTGAAACGCTTGAGGATACAATAAGGGTTGTATCAAACTTTGCAGATGTCATCGTCTTGCGACATACTGAAATTGGAGCTGCAAAAAGAGCATCTCTTGTCTCAAAAGTTCCCATAATAAATGCCGGCGATGGGAAAGGCGGACAACATCCAACACAAGCTCTTTTAGATCTTTACACAATTTATAAAGAGCTTGGCTACATTGATGGACTTAAAGTTGCATTTGTCGGAGACCTTGAACAAGGCAGAACCGTAAGATCGCTTGCTTACCTTCTTGGGAAATTTGAAAGGGTCATGCTTTACTTCATTGCGCCCGATTTCCTCCAGATAAAAGAGGATATACAAGATTATTTAACGAGACACAACGTTTGGTTCACGCTTGAAAATGACTTAAACAAAGTCATATCTGAAGTTGATGTGGTTTATGTGACAAGGATTGAAAAGGAGAGATTCGGCGATAAAATTGAACTTTATGAGAAAACGGTTAAAAACTATTTCATTGATAAAGATATGCTTCAAAAGTTGAAACAAAGGGCAATAATAATGCACCCTTTGCCAAGGTTAAACGAGATATCAATTGAGGTTGATGACGATCCACGGGCTGTTTACTTCAAACAAACTCGCAACGGACTACTTGTAAGAATGGCGCTTCTGACAATGGTTTTATGA
- a CDS encoding type ISP restriction/modification enzyme has protein sequence MAFDSSQHRVYINSEKYFEGITPEMWDYQIGGYKVLSKYLKDRKGRYMDDPKRYILIATAIALTIEIQKEIDELYPDVESNVIQFQK, from the coding sequence GTGGCTTTTGATTCATCTCAACATCGGGTGTATATCAATTCAGAAAAGTATTTTGAGGGAATCACACCTGAAATGTGGGATTACCAAATCGGTGGATATAAAGTTTTAAGTAAGTATCTAAAAGATCGCAAAGGTAGATATATGGATGACCCAAAGCGTTATATTCTTATTGCGACCGCAATTGCCCTAACGATTGAAATTCAGAAGGAAATTGATGAACTATATCCGGATGTTGAGAGCAATGTCATTCAATTTCAAAAATGA
- a CDS encoding Crp/Fnr family transcriptional regulator, with translation MNNLKEKRNAMLPESESIWNIPFFSELSPDELREFMRFSKLMNFKKRETIFLEGDPYLGFFIVIKGVVRVYKSNPDGREITLHIIEPFGSFAEVPLFLEESLTYPASAQALENSTLIFIPKDGFLKILKNNTGICLKMLHGFAKRLISLNQQIENLTLMDVSSRLAEYLYREYEKYGVKEIIVKRTILATYLGTIPETISRTLRKFHEEGLIEVEGKKVKLIKVEKLKSLFRH, from the coding sequence TTGAATAACTTAAAAGAAAAAAGAAACGCAATGCTCCCTGAAAGCGAATCTATATGGAACATCCCTTTTTTCTCTGAACTCTCACCAGACGAGCTAAGGGAATTTATGCGTTTTTCAAAGCTGATGAACTTCAAAAAGAGGGAAACGATTTTTCTTGAGGGTGATCCATATCTTGGCTTCTTCATAGTCATAAAAGGGGTTGTTAGAGTTTACAAATCAAATCCGGATGGGCGTGAGATAACACTTCACATAATTGAGCCGTTTGGTTCATTTGCCGAGGTCCCGCTTTTTCTTGAAGAAAGCTTAACTTATCCAGCAAGCGCTCAAGCACTTGAAAACTCAACTTTAATTTTCATCCCAAAGGATGGCTTCTTAAAGATTTTGAAGAATAACACTGGGATATGTCTTAAAATGTTGCATGGTTTTGCAAAACGATTGATAAGTTTAAATCAACAGATAGAAAACTTGACGCTTATGGATGTAAGTTCACGCCTTGCTGAATATCTTTACAGAGAGTATGAAAAATACGGTGTCAAAGAAATCATCGTTAAAAGGACAATCCTTGCGACTTATCTTGGCACTATCCCAGAGACGATTTCAAGGACATTGAGAAAATTTCACGAAGAAGGTTTGATAGAGGTAGAAGGGAAAAAAGTTAAATTGATAAAAGTAGAAAAGCTAAAGTCGTTATTTAGGCATTAA
- a CDS encoding cyclic 2,3-diphosphoglycerate synthase — translation MPRTKVIIMGAAGRDFHNFNMFYRDNQNYEVIAFTATQIPNIENRKYPPELAGKLYPEGIPIYPEEKLEELIKKFKVDEVVFSYSDVSHQYVMERASRVISSGASFRLLGLNQTMLESKVPVVAVVAVRTGCGKSQTSRKVAKLLRGMGLKVVVVRHPMPYGDLRKQVVQRFASIEDMIRQNCTIEEMEEYEPHIVNGGVVYAGVDYEKILRQAESEADVIVWDGGNNDMPFFRPDLTIVVTDPHRPGHELTYYPGSSNLRIADVVVINKVDSARPEDVETVRKNIREVNPKAIIVESASPIFVEDGALIRGKRALAVEDGPTLTHGEMSYGAAVLAARKFGAKELVDPRDYAVGSIKETFKKYPQIKDLLPAVGYGKEQIKELEKTINRTPADIVIIGTPIDLRRILKMNKPSVRVRYELQEIGKPDLQDILEEFVKKNIKK, via the coding sequence ATGCCAAGGACAAAAGTCATTATCATGGGAGCTGCTGGTCGTGACTTCCATAATTTCAACATGTTTTACAGGGATAATCAAAATTACGAAGTGATCGCCTTTACCGCAACACAAATTCCAAACATTGAAAATAGAAAATACCCGCCTGAACTTGCTGGCAAACTTTACCCAGAAGGAATTCCAATTTATCCCGAGGAAAAGCTTGAAGAATTGATCAAGAAATTCAAAGTTGATGAAGTTGTGTTTTCGTATTCTGATGTTTCGCATCAATATGTTATGGAGAGAGCATCAAGGGTGATTTCCTCTGGTGCAAGTTTCAGATTGCTTGGGTTAAATCAAACAATGCTTGAAAGTAAAGTTCCAGTTGTGGCTGTTGTAGCTGTAAGAACGGGTTGTGGAAAGAGTCAAACATCAAGAAAGGTTGCAAAATTGTTAAGAGGAATGGGATTGAAAGTTGTCGTTGTAAGACATCCAATGCCGTATGGCGATTTGAGAAAACAAGTTGTTCAAAGATTCGCTTCAATTGAAGATATGATACGACAAAACTGCACAATTGAAGAAATGGAAGAGTATGAACCACATATTGTAAATGGTGGAGTAGTTTATGCGGGCGTTGATTACGAAAAAATCCTCCGTCAAGCGGAAAGTGAAGCTGATGTTATAGTTTGGGATGGAGGAAATAACGATATGCCATTTTTCAGACCAGATTTAACCATTGTGGTAACCGATCCACATAGACCCGGGCATGAATTAACTTACTACCCTGGTAGTTCAAATTTAAGAATTGCTGATGTGGTTGTTATAAATAAGGTTGACTCTGCAAGACCCGAGGATGTTGAAACTGTGCGGAAAAATATAAGGGAGGTCAATCCAAAAGCAATAATAGTTGAGTCAGCATCACCGATTTTTGTTGAAGATGGTGCGTTGATACGAGGCAAAAGAGCTCTTGCGGTTGAAGATGGTCCAACACTTACTCACGGAGAGATGAGTTATGGTGCAGCGGTCTTAGCTGCGAGGAAATTCGGGGCAAAGGAACTCGTTGACCCTCGTGATTATGCTGTTGGTTCAATAAAAGAGACATTCAAAAAATACCCACAAATAAAAGATTTACTTCCAGCGGTTGGTTATGGGAAAGAACAAATAAAAGAGCTTGAAAAAACAATCAACAGAACACCAGCGGACATAGTTATAATTGGAACTCCAATTGACCTGAGAAGGATTTTGAAGATGAACAAGCCAAGTGTCCGAGTTAGATATGAACTTCAAGAAATAGGTAAGCCAGACCTACAAGACATACTTGAGGAATTCGTTAAAAAGAACATCAAAAAATAA
- a CDS encoding class II fructose-bisphosphate aldolase has protein sequence MFKDSIELKNYLTGIVEFNGDVNILDPVKLREKAIDELVYNAVFNPDENLKMEIRNLIRKIARKLGIVPSSIQPFYEAMGRGEVGGFTVPAVNIRGLTYDVARAYVRAVKKHNVGAFIFEIAKSEIGYTFQRPSEYTACVLSACIKEGYQGPVFIQGDHVQVSAKKYKEDPEKEINSLKELVKEEIESDFYNIDIDSSTLVDLSKPTLDEQQRPNYEVAVEMTEYIRKLQPQGIEISVGGEIGEVGGKNSTPEELRAYMQGYLKLLAERGNYKGISKISVQTGTTHGGIPLPDGTIAQVKIDFETLRVLSEVARKEYGLSGAVQHGASTLPEELFDKFPQVGTAEIHLATEFQNMIYSMLPDDFKREVYEFLKKEFKDEWKTGDTEEQFIYKTRKKGFGPFKKEFWDLPQSLKEEIGVALEKKFSLLVQKLNVVNTYDLVCKYVK, from the coding sequence ATGTTCAAAGATTCAATTGAATTGAAAAATTATCTTACTGGTATCGTTGAGTTCAATGGCGATGTCAATATCCTTGACCCCGTAAAATTACGAGAGAAAGCAATTGATGAGCTTGTTTATAACGCTGTTTTCAATCCTGATGAAAATTTGAAGATGGAAATTCGCAATTTGATAAGGAAAATCGCTCGTAAACTTGGGATAGTACCGTCGTCAATACAGCCATTTTATGAGGCGATGGGAAGAGGTGAAGTTGGTGGATTTACTGTTCCTGCGGTAAATATAAGAGGATTAACATACGATGTGGCTCGGGCTTATGTAAGGGCGGTAAAGAAACATAATGTCGGGGCTTTCATCTTTGAAATAGCCAAGTCCGAAATCGGTTACACTTTCCAAAGACCGAGCGAATATACCGCTTGTGTTTTGTCCGCATGTATAAAAGAAGGTTATCAAGGACCCGTTTTCATTCAAGGAGACCATGTTCAAGTAAGCGCAAAAAAATATAAAGAGGACCCAGAAAAAGAGATCAACTCATTGAAAGAGCTTGTCAAAGAGGAAATTGAATCTGATTTTTATAACATTGACATTGATAGTTCAACGCTTGTTGATTTAAGTAAGCCGACGCTTGATGAACAGCAACGCCCAAATTACGAAGTTGCAGTTGAAATGACCGAATACATAAGAAAACTTCAACCTCAAGGGATTGAAATTTCCGTCGGTGGAGAAATAGGTGAGGTGGGCGGTAAAAATAGCACACCCGAAGAGTTAAGGGCTTATATGCAAGGTTATCTTAAGCTTTTAGCCGAGAGGGGAAATTACAAAGGTATAAGTAAGATAAGCGTTCAAACAGGGACAACACACGGTGGAATACCTCTACCTGATGGAACGATAGCACAGGTTAAAATTGATTTTGAGACATTGAGAGTTCTCTCGGAAGTGGCAAGGAAAGAATATGGATTATCCGGGGCAGTTCAACACGGGGCTTCAACTTTGCCTGAGGAATTATTTGATAAATTCCCCCAGGTTGGAACTGCCGAAATTCACCTTGCGACTGAGTTTCAAAATATGATTTACTCAATGTTACCAGATGATTTTAAGCGTGAGGTGTATGAGTTCTTAAAGAAGGAATTCAAAGATGAATGGAAAACAGGAGATACCGAGGAGCAATTTATTTACAAGACAAGAAAGAAAGGTTTTGGACCTTTCAAAAAGGAATTTTGGGATTTGCCACAATCATTAAAGGAAGAGATTGGAGTTGCGCTTGAGAAAAAGTTTAGTTTGCTTGTTCAGAAGCTCAATGTCGTCAACACCTATGACCTTGTCTGCAAGTATGTTAAGTGA